One part of the Papilio machaon chromosome 5, ilPapMach1.1, whole genome shotgun sequence genome encodes these proteins:
- the LOC106720292 gene encoding bombyxin A-3-like: MKFIIFTFITCLIVAVCYAHIGGGSSLQNISPQVYCGRSLARAMAFLCFDEDGFEKRSDVGTMYGQILPPYYKDQEVQMGLPWVGRARSLSLAGRGKRTSGIVTECCDKPCSINELLSYC, translated from the exons atgaaattcataatttttacattcatCACTTGCCTGATCGTCGCTGTGTGCTACGCGCACATCGGCGGCGGTTCGTCGCTGCAGAACATCAGCCCACAAGTCTACTGCGGCAGATCCTTGGCCAGAGCTATGGCATTCCTTTGCTTTGATGAAGACGGTTTCGAGAAACGATCTGATGTCGGAACTATGTATG GACAAATTCTGCCTCCGTATTACAAAGATCAAGAAGTCCAGATGGGTCTGCCGTGGGTCGGCCGGGCACGGAGTCTGTCACTTGCGGGACGCGGCAAGCGCACCTCGGGCATTGTCACCGAGTGCTGCGACAAACCCTGCAGTATCAACGAACTACTCAGCTACTGCTAA